The proteins below come from a single Larimichthys crocea isolate SSNF chromosome II, L_crocea_2.0, whole genome shotgun sequence genomic window:
- the ptmab gene encoding prothymosin alpha-B: protein MADTQVDSGSDISAKDLKEKKLVEEKENGKDAATNGKENEENGEPDVDDEEDEEVDEEDEEDDGEGEEEDEEDDDDEIEGGTKRAAEDDEDDDEDDVETKKQKTDDDD, encoded by the exons ATGGCAGACACGCAGGTCGACTCCGGCTCGGACATCTCTGCCAAG GacctgaaggagaagaagctggtggaggagaaggagaacgGCAAAGACGCCGCCACCAATGGCAAG GAGAACGAGGAGAACGGCGAGCCCGACGTAGACGacgaagaggacgaggaggtggatgaggaggacgaggaagatGACGGAGAAG gcgaggaggaagacgaggaggacgacgacgacgagATCGAGGGCGGCACAAAACGGGCAGCTGAGGACGACGAGGACGACGACGAG gacGACGTCGAAACCAAGAAGCAGAAAACCGACGACGACGATTGA